One window of Streptomyces sp. SUK 48 genomic DNA carries:
- a CDS encoding TetR/AcrR family transcriptional regulator produces the protein MTAIEQTEAARPRGTRLPRRARRNQLLGAAQEVFVAQGYHAAAMDDIAERAGVSKPVLYQHFPGKLDLYLALLDQHCESLIQSVRGALASTTDNKQRVRATMDAYFAYVEDDGGAFRLVFESDLTNEPAVRERVDKVTTECAEAICEVIAEDTGLSRAESMLLASGLGGLAQVVARSWLHSDRSVPRDNAVHLLASLAWRGIAGFPLHGNEHH, from the coding sequence GTGACAGCCATCGAGCAGACAGAGGCAGCACGCCCGCGCGGCACCCGGCTGCCGCGCCGAGCCCGACGGAACCAGTTGCTGGGCGCGGCCCAGGAGGTCTTCGTCGCACAGGGCTACCACGCCGCGGCGATGGACGACATCGCCGAGCGGGCCGGCGTCAGCAAGCCGGTGCTCTACCAGCACTTCCCGGGCAAGCTCGACCTCTATCTCGCGCTGCTGGACCAGCACTGCGAGTCGCTGATCCAGTCGGTGCGCGGCGCGCTGGCGTCGACGACCGACAACAAGCAGCGGGTGCGGGCGACCATGGACGCCTACTTCGCCTATGTGGAGGACGACGGCGGCGCCTTCCGGCTGGTCTTCGAGTCGGACCTGACGAACGAGCCCGCCGTGCGCGAGCGCGTCGACAAGGTGACCACCGAGTGCGCCGAGGCGATCTGCGAGGTGATCGCGGAGGACACCGGCCTCTCGCGCGCGGAGTCCATGCTGCTCGCCTCGGGTCTCGGCGGGCTCGCGCAGGTGGTGGCCCGTTCCTGGCTGCACAGCGACCGCAGTGTGCCGCGCGACAACGCGGTGCACCTCCTCGCCTCGCTCGCCTGGCGCGGCATCGCGGGCTTCCCGCTGCACGGCAACGAGCACCACTGA